TGAATTCGTTTCAGCCGATTTTCGTTTACTTTAGGACCAAGAATAATGGACGTATAATTCGTTAAATCCGAAAGAATCTGAGCGGACTTCTGCACTACTTTTTCAAGTTCAAATATACGTTCTGTAAAGACAGATTTAATTGTAACAACATCCATATTCGTCAGTTTCTGCGGAGCAAGCAAGTGATCCACATAATAGCGGTATCCTTTCTCCGAAGGAACTCTGCCTGATGAACTGTGAGTCTTTTCAATGAAGCCCATTTCTTCAAGATCTGCCATTTCATTTCGGATTGTTGCAGAACTGAATGTGATCGATTCCTTCTTAGACAATGTTCTTGACCCTACCGGCTGAGCAGATTGAATAAAATCATCAACAATGACCTGAAGGATTAAAAGCTGACGATCTGTTAACATTATCATCACCTCTGTTAGCACTCTGTATGCGCGAGTGCTAAATCTATAATAAAAAGTATCAAATCAAACGATAATTGTCAATTATTTAGATTAAATTCCCCTATAGTTTATGTTTAATCAACTAAAGAAAGTCAAACAAAAAGACACACGCAAAAACGCCGTCTTTTCTATTTACCCTATTCAGAAGGTACAACACCTAAAAATGCCTGAAAAACTTCATTTCCAAGCAATTTCCCTTTATGTGTAAGGGAAATTGAATCTTGATGATCATTTAATAGGCCTTTTTCTGTTTGTTCCTTGATCTGCAAACCAAACACTTTTGATAAAGGCATGCCAAACTTATCGTCAAATTTCTTTTTGCTCACTCCAGCAGATTTACGCAAGCCAAGAAAAAGTTCTTCCTCCATCTTTTCAGCTTCAGTTACTTGATGCTCATTCTGATAAGGAAAACCTGTATCTTCAATCAGCTGCATATATTTTTTTAAAGGACCTGCATTTGCACGCCGGATATTGCCTGTGTAACTGTGCGCTCCCGCTCCGATTCCGTAGTACTCATCATTATTCCAATAAGTAAGATTATGTCTGCTTTCATAACCGGGAAGCGCAAAATTGCTGATTTCATATTGATGGAAACCGTGCTGCTCCATAACTTCCATTAGATATTCATACATGATGGCTTCTTCTTCCTGAGGAGGAAGAGTCAGTCTTCCTTTAGACATTAAATTATAAAAGACCGTTTTGGGCTCAACAATAAGAGAATACGAAGAATAATGCTGGACATCCAGACCAAATCCGATCTTAAGCGAATCTTTGAAGTCGCTGATTGTCTGCCCCGGCAGCCCGTACATCAGGTCAATGCTTATATTGTCAAAGCCTGCTTTTTTTGCAAGCTCAATACTTTTCATAACATCAGCCGAACGGTGTGTGCGGCCAATTTTTTCAAGCAGCCCATCGTTAAATGTCTGCACGCCGAAGCTCAGGCGGTTTACTCCAAGGTCTCTCATCACTTTAAGCTTTTCATATGAAAGGTCGCCCGGATTAGCTTCTACTGCAAATTCATGTAAAGAAGGGAGTGGCTTAAATTCTTCATTTATAGCTTTCAGGAGCTTTTCCATTTGTTTTTCGTTTAAAGCAGTAGGCGTTCCTCCCCCAATAAAAATCGTTTCAAGGGATTCCGCCGGGTATTTTAAAAGAGTGTTTCTCATTTCCATTTGCATGCTGTCAAGGTACTCATCAACAGGCTGATTTTTCAAAAAGACCTTGTTAAAGTCGCAATAATGACAGATTTGTTCACAAAAAGGAATGTGAAGATATGCAGCTTTGACCATTTTTCTCACCTTCTAATAAAGAAGCCGCAGTGCGTTGACTGCGGCAAATGTTTTTTCTTACGTTATCATAGTTTAAGTTTGAATGTAAACGATCCTGAATTAATTGTCATCCATTTTCAGAACAGCCATGAAGGCTTCCTGAGGAACTTCTACAGAACCAACTGTTTTCATTCGTTTCTTTCCTTCTTTTTGTTTCTCAAGAAGTTTGCGTTTACGGGAAATATCTCCTCCGTAGCATTTGGCAAGAACGTTTTTGCGCATAGCTTTGATCGTAGATCGAGCAACAACTTTTTGGCCGATTGCAGCCTGAATAGGAACCTCAAATTGCTGGCGGGGAATCAATTCTTTTAACTTCTCTACAATGATTTTACCGCGGTCATAGGCTGAATCTCTGTGAACAATAAATGACAAGGCATCAATTTTCTCATTGTTGAGCAGGATATCCATTTTCACAAGCTGGGATGTTTTATATCCAATCAGCTCATAATCAAATGATGCATACCCTTTTGTGTTTGATTTTAATTGGTCAAAGAAATCATATACAATTTCAGATAATGGAAGTTCATAAACGATGCTTACTCTGTTTTCATCCAAATATTGCATGTCGATAAAGTTGCCTCGTTTATTTTGGCAAAGCTCCATCACTGCACCTACATAATCGTTTGGTACCATAACCGTGGCTTTCACGTATGGCTCTTCAATCCGGTCAATCTTTTGCGGATCAGGAAGATTTGATGGATTATCAATGCGGACTTCGCTTCCATCTGTTAAAAAGACATTGTAAATAACACTTGGGGCCGTTGTAATTAAATCGATTTTAAATTCACGTTCAATCCGTTCCTGGATAATTTCCATGTGCAGGAGACCAAGGAATCCGCAGCGGAAGCCAAAACCAAGAGCCTGAGATGTTTCCGGTTCATATTGAAGCGCAGAATCATTCAGCTCCAATCTTTCTAATGCCTCGCGAAGATCGTTGTATCTTGCAGTATCAATTGGATATAGACCGCAATACACCATTGGGTTTAATTTACGGTAGCCTGGAAGCGCCTCTGTTGCACCATTTTTCGCATCCGTAATCGTGTCCCCGACTCTTGTATCGCCGACATTTTTAATGGCAGCTGTTAAAAATCCAACATCACCTACATTTAATTCATCAAGCAAAAGAGCTTTAGGTGTAAAAACACCC
The window above is part of the Metabacillus dongyingensis genome. Proteins encoded here:
- the hemW gene encoding radical SAM family heme chaperone HemW codes for the protein MVKAAYLHIPFCEQICHYCDFNKVFLKNQPVDEYLDSMQMEMRNTLLKYPAESLETIFIGGGTPTALNEKQMEKLLKAINEEFKPLPSLHEFAVEANPGDLSYEKLKVMRDLGVNRLSFGVQTFNDGLLEKIGRTHRSADVMKSIELAKKAGFDNISIDLMYGLPGQTISDFKDSLKIGFGLDVQHYSSYSLIVEPKTVFYNLMSKGRLTLPPQEEEAIMYEYLMEVMEQHGFHQYEISNFALPGYESRHNLTYWNNDEYYGIGAGAHSYTGNIRRANAGPLKKYMQLIEDTGFPYQNEHQVTEAEKMEEELFLGLRKSAGVSKKKFDDKFGMPLSKVFGLQIKEQTEKGLLNDHQDSISLTHKGKLLGNEVFQAFLGVVPSE
- the lepA gene encoding translation elongation factor 4 → MKNKEDKLNRQSKIRNFSIIAHIDHGKSTLADRILEKTSALTQREMKNQLLDSMDLERERGITIKLNAVQLRYKAKDGEEYIFHLIDTPGHVDFTYEVSRSLAACEGAVLVVDAAQGIEAQTLANVYLALDNDLEILPIINKIDLPSADPERVRQEIEDVIGLDASEAVLASAKAGIGIEEILEQVVEKVPAPQGDPDAPLKALIFDSLYDAYRGVVAYIRVVEGSVKVGQKIKMMATGKEFEVTEVGVFTPKALLLDELNVGDVGFLTAAIKNVGDTRVGDTITDAKNGATEALPGYRKLNPMVYCGLYPIDTARYNDLREALERLELNDSALQYEPETSQALGFGFRCGFLGLLHMEIIQERIEREFKIDLITTAPSVIYNVFLTDGSEVRIDNPSNLPDPQKIDRIEEPYVKATVMVPNDYVGAVMELCQNKRGNFIDMQYLDENRVSIVYELPLSEIVYDFFDQLKSNTKGYASFDYELIGYKTSQLVKMDILLNNEKIDALSFIVHRDSAYDRGKIIVEKLKELIPRQQFEVPIQAAIGQKVVARSTIKAMRKNVLAKCYGGDISRKRKLLEKQKEGKKRMKTVGSVEVPQEAFMAVLKMDDN